In one window of Candidatus Bathyarchaeia archaeon DNA:
- a CDS encoding nucleotidyltransferase domain-containing protein: MRNEVKLKGDHLLLLEGYISLLKELLGGRLRSVCLFGSVARGQDRSGSDIDILVVADGLPEDVGLRHRETNDARMRIRGTEAYRRLKTIGSAYLISEVYLTPEEVERHPPILLDISEDGILLYDKDGFLSMVLAEFRRRLKELGAKKVSGSKGTYWVLKSDVKLGEEVRV; encoded by the coding sequence ATGAGGAATGAAGTCAAATTAAAAGGGGACCACCTCCTCCTTTTAGAGGGTTACATATCGCTTCTGAAGGAGCTGCTTGGAGGTCGGCTACGCTCAGTCTGTCTGTTCGGCAGCGTGGCCAGAGGGCAAGATAGGTCTGGAAGCGACATAGACATCTTGGTGGTCGCGGACGGTCTGCCTGAGGATGTGGGGTTAAGGCATAGAGAGACCAATGATGCGAGGATGAGGATTCGGGGAACCGAAGCGTACCGGAGGTTGAAAACCATTGGGTCGGCTTACCTGATCTCCGAGGTTTACTTGACCCCTGAGGAGGTTGAGAGGCATCCTCCAATCCTCTTGGACATCTCTGAGGACGGAATCTTACTCTACGATAAGGACGGGTTTCTCAGCATGGTCCTAGCCGAGTTTAGGAGAAGGTTGAAGGAGCTGGGCGCGAAGAAGGTCTCCGGGTCAAAGGGCACGTACTGGGTTCTTAAGTCAGACGTGAAGCTGGGGGAGGAGGTGAGGGTTTGA
- a CDS encoding HEPN domain-containing protein yields MINREMARDYLARAERCLKEASLALEENDCPGAVRRSQEALELAVKGLLRLLAVEYPKTHDVGDALMENVSRIPVELRGNVEGMAKLMAELASLRGPAFYGYEREGIPASKAFKKNYAEDVYRKVETYVKAISSSLKRYI; encoded by the coding sequence TTGATCAACAGGGAGATGGCCCGGGATTACCTCGCCCGCGCGGAGAGATGTTTAAAGGAGGCGTCGCTGGCCTTGGAAGAAAACGACTGCCCGGGGGCCGTGAGGAGGTCCCAGGAGGCTTTGGAGCTGGCTGTTAAGGGGCTTTTAAGGCTTCTAGCCGTCGAATACCCTAAGACCCATGACGTGGGAGACGCCTTGATGGAAAACGTTTCAAGAATACCGGTGGAGTTAAGGGGGAATGTTGAAGGCATGGCGAAGCTAATGGCTGAGCTGGCCTCCTTAAGGGGCCCAGCCTTCTACGGCTATGAAAGGGAGGGCATACCCGCTTCGAAGGCTTTCAAGAAAAACTACGCGGAAGACGTATACCGTAAGGTTGAAACGTATGTGAAAGCGATATCGTCCTCTCTGAAAAGATACATTTAA